One window of Leptotrichia sp. oral taxon 498 genomic DNA carries:
- a CDS encoding efflux RND transporter periplasmic adaptor subunit, with translation MKGSYILNKKNIMKILSIFIILSFLLISCGKKEAVLEYEVTKVGVGDIELSVSKTGQVVSENEVSVYTSSSQRVKDVFFKTGDNVKKGDVVVTFYPADKNETLRKIQMKNLEIKKYERNLASAQSSLRRKKETKSLEIQQKSRDLHNAEELYKVGGETRVNVDDARKALRTSRLESDTVDSEERTNIEDARTALKTAKLELATLQEDMTLIKNEITSPVDGVITEMTADENYKVNTETTLFKVSDSKNMKVEVSLSDTQVKDIEVGQRVEITSDALPKGEKVEGYVSQISGVAKKSENLDESNTTVTIKMNDTKNLRPGTTISATIFYKERKNIIKIPYSAVINENGKYFVFIVGKDKKITKREVKVGISDETYYEVTSGLSLGDNIISIVDETLKDGQKIKIADPKKPRKDNKKIIKQQDVESVPAGDAAPGGPGPM, from the coding sequence GTGAAAGGAAGTTATATTTTGAATAAAAAAAATATTATGAAAATATTATCAATTTTTATTATTTTATCATTTCTTTTAATTAGTTGTGGTAAAAAGGAAGCTGTTTTGGAATATGAAGTAACAAAAGTCGGTGTTGGAGATATAGAACTTTCCGTGTCAAAAACGGGACAAGTGGTGTCTGAAAATGAAGTGTCAGTATATACGAGTTCCAGTCAAAGAGTAAAAGATGTATTTTTTAAAACAGGTGATAATGTAAAAAAAGGAGATGTAGTCGTAACATTTTATCCAGCTGATAAAAATGAAACTTTGAGAAAAATTCAGATGAAAAATTTAGAAATTAAAAAATATGAAAGAAATTTAGCTAGTGCTCAAAGTTCCCTTAGAAGAAAAAAAGAAACTAAAAGTTTGGAAATTCAGCAAAAGTCACGAGATTTGCATAACGCTGAAGAGCTTTACAAAGTTGGAGGGGAAACTAGGGTTAATGTGGATGATGCAAGAAAAGCATTAAGAACTTCTAGGCTAGAATCAGATACCGTTGATAGCGAAGAAAGAACTAACATAGAAGACGCAAGGACAGCGTTAAAGACTGCAAAATTGGAACTAGCGACATTGCAGGAAGATATGACGCTTATAAAAAATGAAATAACAAGTCCAGTAGATGGAGTTATTACAGAGATGACTGCCGATGAAAATTATAAAGTAAACACTGAAACAACTTTATTCAAGGTATCAGATTCCAAAAATATGAAAGTGGAAGTGAGTTTATCAGACACGCAAGTAAAAGATATAGAAGTGGGACAAAGAGTAGAAATTACATCAGATGCATTGCCTAAAGGAGAAAAAGTCGAAGGATATGTATCGCAAATTTCAGGAGTGGCTAAAAAAAGTGAGAATTTGGATGAAAGTAACACGACTGTTACTATAAAAATGAACGATACAAAAAATTTAAGACCAGGAACTACAATAAGTGCCACAATTTTTTATAAAGAGAGAAAAAATATTATAAAAATTCCGTATAGCGCAGTAATAAATGAAAACGGAAAGTATTTTGTGTTTATAGTTGGAAAGGATAAAAAAATTACAAAAAGAGAAGTAAAAGTAGGAATCAGTGATGAAACTTATTATGAAGTAACTTCTGGATTGAGCTTAGGAGATAATATAATTTCTATTGTTGACGAAACATTAAAAGATGGTCAGAAAATAAAAATTGCGGATCCTAAAAAACCTAGAAAAGATAACAAAAAAATAATAAAACAACAAGATGTAGAAAGTGTACCAGCAGGTGATGCAGCGCCAGGAGGTCCAGGACCTATGTAA